ACAGTGACATTacaatttgtattttcttctgtTTAGAAAACGGCGGGTAAGAAATTAGTTACGggctatattttatattcgagtAAAATGCGAACGCAGATTACGCAAAACAATCCCGAATCATCCTTTGGAGAGATTAGCAGAATTGTTGGCAATGAGGTATTTACTTCTTTATtcacaattattttctattttattataaaaaaatatttgaagggaaaaaagtacgcattataataattaatctaaatggacgtgtatatatacacatacgcatatacgcgtaaatatacgtatatttaaaaatgttgaaacGAGATCTCTCGCATACTTAATCCTCCTTtcaaattcgttttttttacgatgtacgtaaacaaacaaaaatattgtaaatagtaaataatgatttataatggATTTCAGTGGAGAAAATTACCAGCAGGAGAGAAACAAGCTTGGGAAGAAAGAGCTATTAAAATGAACGAAGATGGAGGACAGTTAAAAGGAACATCTATTTCAGTTGGAACAAATGCTTTACAAGATGTAGTGTATGAATGTTGTTGGGACAATTGTGATTGGCAATTTGAAGATATGACTGATTGTATTGATCATTGTATTGCTGAACAAAATGGACATGTACAATCATCTTTTACAAATGCTGCTCCTGGTAAGATATGAAAtgcttaaaaaattataccaaataatattataatgtataatataccaTTCATTGTATTCGATAGATGTTGATTTTCAATGTCAATGGCGTGGTTGTGGTCGTACTAAAAAATCTGTACCACCATTTCCGAGTGTACAGAGACTTGCAAGACATGTTAAAGAGGTGCATATTCTTAAAGCAAATGGACGTATCATCCCACCGTCTGAAAGGAGCAAGTACGAACCCTactattttatgaaatatattcaatttatatatttgaagaattttaattaatacgcaTCTTTTCAGAAACTACATGGCTTCGAAAGGCCCTACGATACTCCCACCAATGGAAACAGGTAAAGTATTTAATAAACGTTAAATAAATgctagaaaatattatttttataattgatatgCGTTAGAAACATCAGCTGCAGCAACACAAACCAGTAATATACCAGCTATTAAACAGCCTGAACCAATATTTGTTGCTGTGCCTCCAAGACCGAGTAGAGTATTACATTCGGATGCATATTTACGGTAAGATTGtacgttatataatatacaatcgTTATAATGAGAATGGTTACTTTACATTAATTTACATTactaacataaaaataattcttaaagaGATCAAACTTAAATAAGTACTaaacttaaataaatatatagtatcgCGATTGATCCGTAGGTATATCGAAGGATTAAATGTAGAAAACCGGTACATATCAAATTGGGATAAACAAATGAATGCTACTCCTGAAAATACCCAAATTCctgatataacaaaattacCTGCTGAATGGTTGGGCAATGGTGTGGGCAACCATGGAAATGTGGTGAATGCCTTATGGACACTCAGAAATATGATGATGCGGGATGTGTTAGCTATCAATAAAACTTTATAGTTTATAAATCGTTAAGATCtgtaatttttaacaattcgaTGCTACCTTAACTACAGTTCATAGGTCCGTCGATGCTACCTTAACTACAGTTTATAGGTCCGTCGATGCTAGATGAAAGACTGACAAGCGCGGATGGTTTcaataatactatatttatgtattatgatttcctgattaattttttctgtactatttaagaatatttaatttttcttttgaaaacttTAATAATATGTCTCATTGCCATAgctataaaatgaaattttacatttatacaaatatttttaatctattacGCATTAccatacaaatttttatattaggtAATGCTTGGATTAGCCAAATGTACTTTTTTACACAGAGataataagatttaaaaaatatttctctgtgCACTATTTAAAACAAACAAGGGGCATAGACTATAGAAAACttcctacaaaaaaaaaaaatattttatgtaaatattttgctaagttttattttttacttctcaTGAATAAGATCTTGTATTTTCTGTATTACATGCTATAAAACTACAACTTGAGAAGTACTCTTGCATTGTTCATTTCATACAAAATCCTAACATTGcaaaacttcttttttatttaatttttatttaaactatattaaataaaaaaagtataaaaatggGGGGTTTAGTATAGTTTTccataaaagaatatttattattggatCTGTTGTTAGTTTgatttaatattctattttgttttaatatattttcagaaaattaaatacagaATTTAATGAGCTTCTGAAACGATATGTACagtaatttcaaatattaaaaaatatttgtatctttGGCAAATACGTTTAACATTAATAAGAAACTTTTCTGTACTTTTTTAGAAAAACTATTattgtcatatatataaacatatatgacTATAtcgtaacatatatatatatatgtgtatatatatatatatatcaaaaatgtaaatgtgacgaatatatataagactctttaaataaatgaataagatAATTATGTACATTCATTTTTACTGATAGTACACAAAATTAGgcgttaataaaattcaagtgcaacatatttttataaataataaatcattcgtGATAAAttccatatataaatatgtgccATTCAATTTCGAACTTTTTTCGATACTTTGTTActcaaatttataattacaaattttcctACTCTACGTACTTAGAGTATTCAATAAGCATATTTCGAGattctatgaaataaaaatttatctataaattaaatacTAAATTTCccctattatatatttaattaataaattaaaaaatctaatgTATATCATTTCACCTAGCATTGACAACCATAACACCATGAAAAATATAGCTTGTAGTTgtgtatttagaaaaaaaataagtactattatttacttatcaagtaaaatttacattgataTGAATTTTGTAAGTTAATGTTGAACTGagattgttattttttcttgtactttggatatacatttatatctttGAATGAAAGGAggatataaaagtattttgtGCTCAAAAATCGCTCACCCTTCCACCAATTTGCCAATCACCCCATTTGGTTGGTTCCTTTTCGTTATCTGTGATTAATTCTCCAGTTTGAGGATCAGTTTCCACCAAAACCAAATCGACGAAACGTTCACGTGGTGGTACacctatttttataaataagatataaaaatttatgataaattaatacaatatatatatttagtacatatttatgttttaattcatttaaattctatatatttctacatacGTGGCATCGGTTGTAATTTAAGTTTCTCATGAAATTGCTTCATACGTTccgattcttctttctttacttctgaACTTTCTGTTGCTCTCATACTGCCTACggatattacatatatttttaatgtagaTATCATCTGTTATCATCAATCAAAACATAGTGCATAAAATTACTAATATATTGCTGAagctatttattatttatacctgTCATTATAGTGTTAATCCTCTTCATTAATGAAGTTTGTAATTGcaaatgtatatttgtacGAGTCAACATGTTTACGATATTCGATAGCCAAAAATTAGagcaaaatttttaaataatattaatttatgatgTTATTAATTAGAATTCTATGTTGATTAGTtacgaaacaaaatataaacgatagaTAAATTTTCGCAAAAATAATGCACagggaaaataattataacaaaaaagcaTCTATTCaaaaacttataaatattcaatttgaaacatttttttttaattagtataTCTACGTACGAGTTCGCTAAGGAGTACAtttgtcaaataatttttattatacacacatatatatacttagtatttttcaatatttacatattcacTTAAAAGCTCATCAAGGACTTCATtggtatttctatataaaaaattatccatAAATCATAGATAAAGTcaataatgaatttctttatagacataatgaaaatatttcttctattctacattgatcaatgaaatttttacataacaaaattgtaatatatcttttatatttcaaataacaattatttcataatcaTTAGAGTCTAGATCAAGAATTACCATATAAcaattgtatattttcttcaaaaatagatttctttttaaattcaaataagatatatttttaatatggtTAAATTAACAATGAAATTAGAGAAAGGTttgttaaacgaataaaataaaagaccaaaaattatataaataaaattttttaaataagtattAAAAGAATTCTCCTATAATAGATATTCGTTGTAGAAATTGCTGTGATTGACAGGACAAAATCTGATACATTAATCTTGCTGTAGTATTTGTtggatacatatttttttttctaatattttctaacatGATTTGCGGTTCAAATCTTGTAATTTGATTACTAACTACTTTCTTAGGTAGTTTTGTATTATTCTGAACTGTTGCAGGGTCATATTGATCATTTGAATTAATAGATGCCTCAAAAGTATCTGTAGTCTCACTATCATCAGCTTTGTAAATTACATTTGGTCGTGCTACAACTTGCATCTTTGCAGAATCAGAATGaagtgttttatttttattagtttcaTCTTCActttttgaaacatttttggAAAGAagtttttgtataaataatgtttcaacattttcatattttttactctttacTTCATTTACAAGTTTATGTCTCAATTGTGATAATTTTACtatttcaacaaaattattggtgtcatttttatgtatattatcatCTTTATGAATTGTATCTTTTGTATcatattcttctttaaaattgtattttgtaaaaaatttatctgaaGTTGATATCTTATCTGGTAACATATTTTGTATCCTGCGACAGCAATATAGTGCACCAGGATCAATGGGATGTGCTTCTGTATTAAAAACATATCCTCCAGAATCAATAATACAATGACCCCAttgtgtttttattatatctcctTGTTGTCCATTGTTATGAATAAAATTGTCTGGatcaaaaagaagataaagatattttgttgtttctgcaagaaaaaaagattccaTCCTATCTGCTTTTCGATGATCGCGTACATCATCAATGGTTGCATAACCGCATTTAGTTTTGGCACTATGTTGTAAACTTCTGAGCATATCAACTCCTACTTGAATTAGATATGGGTCTCCAGTTGCTCTATATAAATACATCACAGATTCTATAAGTTCTGGTCTCAATGGATAACTTTCCCGATCTGTTCCAGCTTCACTTTGaggaatattataaaattctggAGTAAAGCCAAATTGTTTCCAAACACGATGATAATTATGTAAGGATTTCATGGCATCTTCAATTTCTCCAAACAGACTTAATACACCTGGCCAATAAGCATCTAAAGATTGGAACATTGGTAAGGTCACTTGACCTTTTGTCATTGAAACCCATAAATGCCAATCTTCTCTGCGAATGTATTTTTCAATAGCAGCTTTATGTTCATGAAACATTGTAGCTAGCCATGGGTCCTGAAACAATAACGTGCCTTTTGCTAAATACTCAAAATATGAATCAACTCCTGCACCAATTCCAGAATCCTGAGCAGTCCAATGGCCAGTCAAAACATCAATATGATTACCAACTAATCCAATATTagatttataatgatttaatgCTTTTAAAGCATTCATAGCAACTTCTTCGTAAAGGGGATCACCAGTTAAGCGAGAAAGTGTTCCAAATTCTAGAAGAAATGTGCCTATGCCTGCCGTACATGTAATGCTCGTTTCTCCTTCAGGAACTCCATATTTCAAATTAACAGTTCCATAGGGCATTCCTGTTGGTGTATCAAAAGCAGGAAGTAATCTTTTCGCCATATCTTCAGCAAGACGTAATAAGGGACCGTTACAAGGCCATCCTGGTTCTAAAGATACACCGGCTTTGCGTGACAATAAATGAGCACTCAAAAGTCCGCCAACCACTCTTATGTTTGTTTCAAAAACAGATACATTAATATTAGCTTCAAAATTCTCCCTATCACTTATTATTTTAGCTACACGACGAAATTCTGAAAAATTTCCCATCACAGCTAAGGTATCTAAAGCATCAATTAACGTTAATGAAAAACTACCCCAAGTATCAAAACCATCGCAACTAAGTGATCGCAATTCGTCATAAGGATATGCATAAGATAAATAACTAGAATATGCATGATCAAACATAGATCGCACTTCTTCCCTGAGAGCGATTAAGTCTTTCTTCTGATATTCTCGTGCACCACTTACGAGTATTAGAACCCCAAAAATTAAAGCAGtcttgaaaaaaatcattatggaacaaataatttcttattttgtcctttctcttctaaccttttaaaaattaagaatttttatttaaaaattacgaagagaaagaacgaggaagagaaaaagaaagaaagagagaaagaattccctttaataaaataataacaaattttaaattatctacATTTTTCTTCACTACAAGTTTCAATGTCCAATACGACATATAATCGTCATCCGTGAACTACTTTACATATTGATCAATACTGTATATACGATTGAAGTCACTGCGATTTGCGCTCTCTCTAgtagtttaattttttatcgaatatttttattaatcctttACAATCGATAATctcaaacgaaaaatatttgtaatattagtttaaaattgaattatctCTGTATAAAGTACAAATccataataatgttattattaaaggaatatattcatattattataaataaaacgtatatttCAATTTGATATCTTGTTTGtagcttttaatttttcacgtTTTACTAATATTGGCGCTATTGTCGTATAAACCATTTGTATTATGAAGTTggtaaagaaatttcaaaggagTTTATAGGATCGAAATAATTagtgttatattattaatatttatattattgaatgaatatatttgtattgaatatatttacacGCGAATATTAACTATATCGTTACttctttcgtatatatgtatatgctttaaaatagaaaaacgcgaaatattaatcattgaaaaagaattaagatcagtaaataaaatacttctttataataatttattcatacgTATATCTTCTTACGTATGATTTCATATTGTGTCATATTTTACGTATCCTATGTGTCACGAATTCACGTCACAAACTTTGCGTCATAGTAATGATGATTCTACTCTCAATGAGTCGTGCATAATTTATTGACTAATGATcgatctaaatatatatatatatattactttctaAGAATGcgtatagttttcttttcatatttattctcGAATATATCGTTTCcatattatgaattatattttattattcacatCATAGAAGTAACAGGATACGTCACTTGTGATTATAGGTCAAAGAATATTATAGCATatcctgtgtatatatatatatatatatatatatatatatatatatatatatatatatatacatatgtagggGCGTACATATGCGTATCCTCCCTGATTCTTTTCCGTATAACACATGACACACGTGTATACTAATCATCGAAGATAGTTCATTCAAAAAAACAGATTCAAAGAAACTA
The nucleotide sequence above comes from Vespula vulgaris chromosome 16, iyVesVulg1.1, whole genome shotgun sequence. Encoded proteins:
- the LOC127069668 gene encoding uncharacterized protein LOC127069668 isoform X1 is translated as MLTRTNIHLQLQTSLMKRINTIMTGSMRATESSEVKKEESERMKQFHEKLKLQPMPRVPPRERFVDLVLVETDPQTGELITDNEKEPTKWGDWQIGGRIYLDIGNNINLAHGTFRDNNV
- the LOC127069656 gene encoding ER degradation-enhancing alpha-mannosidase-like protein 2, whose protein sequence is MIFFKTALIFGVLILVSGAREYQKKDLIALREEVRSMFDHAYSSYLSYAYPYDELRSLSCDGFDTWGSFSLTLIDALDTLAVMGNFSEFRRVAKIISDRENFEANINVSVFETNIRVVGGLLSAHLLSRKAGVSLEPGWPCNGPLLRLAEDMAKRLLPAFDTPTGMPYGTVNLKYGVPEGETSITCTAGIGTFLLEFGTLSRLTGDPLYEEVAMNALKALNHYKSNIGLVGNHIDVLTGHWTAQDSGIGAGVDSYFEYLAKGTLLFQDPWLATMFHEHKAAIEKYIRREDWHLWVSMTKGQVTLPMFQSLDAYWPGVLSLFGEIEDAMKSLHNYHRVWKQFGFTPEFYNIPQSEAGTDRESYPLRPELIESVMYLYRATGDPYLIQVGVDMLRSLQHSAKTKCGYATIDDVRDHRKADRMESFFLAETTKYLYLLFDPDNFIHNNGQQGDIIKTQWGHCIIDSGGYVFNTEAHPIDPGALYCCRRIQNMLPDKISTSDKFFTKYNFKEEYDTKDTIHKDDNIHKNDTNNFVEIVKLSQLRHKLVNEVKSKKYENVETLFIQKLLSKNVSKSEDETNKNKTLHSDSAKMQVVARPNVIYKADDSETTDTFEASINSNDQYDPATVQNNTKLPKKVVSNQITRFEPQIMLENIRKKNMYPTNTTARLMYQILSCQSQQFLQRISIIGEFF
- the LOC127069668 gene encoding uncharacterized protein LOC127069668 isoform X2, which gives rise to MLTRTNIHLQLQTSLMKRINTIMTGSMRATESSEVKKEESERMKQFHEKLKLQPMPRVPPRERFVDLVLVETDPQTGELITDNEKEPTKWGDWQIGGRTTQVFEYWRAPVELQ